One Phoenix dactylifera cultivar Barhee BC4 unplaced genomic scaffold, palm_55x_up_171113_PBpolish2nd_filt_p 000492F, whole genome shotgun sequence DNA window includes the following coding sequences:
- the LOC103717714 gene encoding eukaryotic translation initiation factor 5-like gives MALQNIGASNSDDAFYRYKMPKMITKIEGRGNGIKTNIVNMVDIAKALARPAPYTIKYFGCELGAQSKFDTKTGTSIVNGAHDTAKLAGLLENFIEKYVQCYGCRNPETEIVITKSQMITLKCAACGFVSDVDMRDKLTTFILKNPPEQKKGSKDKKSMRRVEKDRLKEGEAADEEQKKLKKEMKKKGTVSSKEGANSKAAARKKKPAGSDEDHSSPAGSQSGDNEVAEDDDIQWQTDTSLEAARQRIQEQLSATTAEMVVLTTTETDKGEKKPKEEKKEEAAKNGAEEALKKSNAHDRLVKEIKGKLSKGSTPSGLVSFLGSVVGSPQEVMNALFDALFEGVGKGFAKEVAKKKNYLAAAVQDEGSQLLLLRAIEAFCEKCSADAVKEVALAAKFLYDGDVVEEEYIVQWYEEGLAGVKKSSPVLKNMKPFVEWLQNAESETEEE, from the coding sequence ATGGCTTTGCAGAATATTGGTGCCTCAAACAGTGATGATGCCTTCTACAGGTACAAGATGCCAAAGATGATTACCAAAATAGAAGGTCGTGGAAATGGAATCAAGACCAACATCGTGAACATGGTGGACATCGCAAAGGCTTTGGCAAGGCCTGCCCCCTACACCATAAAATATTTTGGGTGTGAGCTTGGTGCACAGTCAAAGTTTGACACAAAAACTGGTACTTCGATTGTTAATGGGGCTCATGACACTGCCAAGCTAGCTGGGCTTCTTGAGAACTTCATCGAAAAGTATGTGCAGTGCTATGGATGCAGGAATCCTGAAACTGAAATAGTAATCACCAAGTCCCAGATGATCACCCTCAAATGTGCTGCATGTGGGTTTGTATCGGATGTGGACATGAGGGACAAGCTCACAACTTTTATTCTGAAGAACCCACCAGAGCAGAAAAAAGGATCCAAAGACAAGAAGTCAATGAGGCGGGTGGAGAAAGACAGGCTCAAGGAAGGTGAAGCTGCTGATGAAGAACAGAAGAAATTGAAGaaagagatgaagaagaagggtACTGTATCATCCAAAGAAGGGGCAAATTCAAAAGCTGCTGCTAGAAAGAAGAAGCCTGCAGGGTCTGACGAGGATCATTCTTCACCAGCTGGCAGCCAGTCTGGTGATAACGAGGTCGCTGAAGATGATGATATCCAGTGGCAGACTGATACATCTCTTGAAGCAGCTCGCCAACGCATCCAGGAACAGCTCAGTGCCACTACTGCTGAAATGGTTGTGCTTACCACTACTGAGACAGACAAGGGAGAGAAGAAAcctaaagaagagaagaaagaggaagctgCAAAAAACGGAGCTGAAGAAGCATTGAAGAAATCTAACGCCCATGACAGGCTGGTTAAAGAGATCAAAGGCAAACTGAGCAAGGGCTCAACTCCAAGTGGGCTTGTATCCTTTCTGGGTTCGGTGGTTGGCTCCCCTCAGGAGGTGATGAATGCACTCTTTGATGCCCTCTTCGAGGGTGTGGGGAAAGGGTTTGCTAAGGAGGTGGCCAAGAAGAAGAACTACCTTGCTGCTGCTGTGCAGGATGAGGGATCCCAGTTGCTTCTGCTCCGGGCTATTGAGGCCTTCTGTGAGAAATGTAGTGCTGATGCAGTGAAAGAGGTGGCTTTAGCTGCAAAGTTTCTCTATGATGGGGATGTGGTGGAGGAGGAATACATTGTGCAGTGGTATGAGGAAGGTCTCGCTGGCGTCAAAAAGAGCTCTCCTGTTTTGAAGAACATGAAGCCTTTCGTCGAGTGGCTTCAGAATGCTGAGTCAGAAACAGAAGAGGAGTAA
- the LOC103717715 gene encoding ATPase family AAA domain-containing protein 2, producing the protein MEASQPTGDAEECSSSESGWTKYLASPMHEGGDSDDHDDVEGDDDDDDDDDDDDDDDGGGRSNKNSNGGKDEGDEDDDSMASDASTGRARNKHSCKKGYFPSRRRTEMEKLGILFKGKLVLPLHRAIPRRGSPT; encoded by the exons ATGGAGGCTTCACAACCCACTGGAGATGCAGAAGAGTGTAGCAGCAGTGAGTCTGGGTGGACCAAGTACCTGGCATCACCCATGCATGAGGGTGGTGATAGTGATGACCATGATGATGTTGAAggggatgatgatgatgatgatgatgatgatgatgatgacgacGACGACGGTGGTGGTAGAAGTAACAAAAACAGCAATGGTGGTAAAGATGAAGGTGATGAAGATGATGACTCCATGGCTTCTGATGCTTCTACAGGACGAGCTCGCAACAAGCATTCTTGCAAAAAAG GATATTTCCCAAGCAGGAGAAGAACAGAGATGGAAAAACTCGGAATCCTTTTCAAAGGGAAGCTGGTTCTGCCTCTTCACAGAGCAATCCCAAGGCGAGGAAGCCCAACCTGA